The following coding sequences lie in one Apostichopus japonicus isolate 1M-3 chromosome 13, ASM3797524v1, whole genome shotgun sequence genomic window:
- the LOC139978575 gene encoding complement factor H-like, translating into MVQVSSVYLLSALTIVNWGYSLGICQSGECAADYFVPEISLLPDKDCYSDGDSVDLTCDGHFGGPSTNQCIGGSWTLPTSTCEVFICQRPMGDPALMLSPNESTYTARDLVTYSCMEGYILIGTDQATCDQPGEWNPSTVPDCLVACPTPNVSNGTLSFPGPYQEGDTVIVTCDDGFSRGFGLGSPPITCTEDGWDSEPVCYADCLVPAVDNSDHMSDRELTHEETIEIHCNDGYSYNQGHDFQVQCNDSVITSGTPDVCHLDCDPLSHPINGEVSGNYLHGTTAFYTCDFNSKLNGSTEATCEDGVWSNGAGVYKCYEFTCTVPEISDEELSLEPNKSVYNGSEVIEYSCPDDMMLVGKSNSTCVDQDLWDMTPPTCESVQVSTCTAPTVTDDGLRFEPSKDSYSIGETITYSCDGDLELKGTVSATCEDENQWNPPSLPICSSGHVHRVAILLMSVSVFLPKYFA; encoded by the exons ATGGTGCAAGTTTCATCTGTGTATCTATTATCGGCATTGACCATTGTCAACTGGG GTTACTCGTTAGGCATTTGCCAATCAGGGG AGTGCGCTGCTGACTACTTTGTTCCTGAAATCAGCCTTTTACCCGATAAGGATTGCTACAGTGATGGCGATTCAGTCGACCTCACCTGTGACGGACACTTTGGTGGACCATCAACTAACCAATGCATTGGTGGCAGCTGGACCCTGCCTACTTCTACATGCGAAG tctttATCTGTCAACGACCTATGGGAGATCCAGCTCTTATGCTGAGCCCTAATGAGTCAACTTACACTGCCAGGGATCTCGTCACCTATAGCTGTATGGAAGGATATATTTTAATAGGTACAGATCAAGCAACTTGCGATCAACCAGGGGAATGGAATCCTTCAACAGTACCAGACTGCTTAG TTGCATGTCCTACCCCGAATGTATCTAACGGTACGTTAAGTTTTCCTGGCCCATACCAGGAAGGTGATACCGTCATAGTTACATGTGACGATGGTTTCAGCCGAGGATTTGGCCTAGGATCGCCACCTATTACTTGTACAGAAGATGGGTGGGACTCAGAACCAGTATGCTACG CTGACTGCCTGGTTCCAGCAGTTGATAATTCTGACCACATGAGTGATCGAGAACTCACACACGAAGAGACCATTGAGATTCATTGCAATGATGGTTACTCGTATAACCAAGGGCATGATTTCCAAGTACAGTGTAACGATAGCGTTATCACAAGTGGTACTCCGGACGTGTGTCACT TGGACTGTGATCCTCTGAGTCATCCAATTAATGGCGAGGTTTCAGGAAACTATCTTCACGGTACAACTGCCTTCTACACATGTGACTTTAATTCAAAACTGAATGGTTCAACTGAAGCAACGTGTGAAGATGGCGTCTGGAGTAATGGTGCTGGAGTATACAAATGTTACG AATTCACGTGCACTGTGCCCGAAATATCTGACGAAGAATTGAGTTTGGAACCAAACAAGTCAGTCTACAATGGTTCCGaggtcattgaatattcatgtcctgATGACATGATGCTGGTTGGCAAATCAAACAGCACCTGTGTGGATCAAGATCTGTGGGATATGACACCACCAACCTGTGAATCAG TCCAGGTGTCAACGTGCACTGCTCCGACTGTCACAGACGATGGGTTACGGTTTGAACCTAGCAAGGACTCTTACAGCATCGGTGAAACGATTACTTACTCTTGTGATGGAGACTTGGAACTTAAAGGGACAGTGTCAGCTACCTGTGAGGATGAAAACCAATGGAACCCACCATCTCTGCCTATATGCAGTTCAG GTCATGTTCATCGTGTGGCAATTCTACTCATGTCTGTCTCAGTATTCCTACCAAAGTATTTCGCATAA
- the LOC139978574 gene encoding complement factor H-like isoform X2 yields MIVAEMFRVLIEHLILAVIISKWGCSLAECQPKECSVEYFVPEINLSPDKDCYSDGDSANLTCNGNFGGPPSNQCNGGSWTLPPSSCEVFTCQRPETPPTLILSPNKTSYSAKEILAYSCTKGHQLIGASVSLCDQPDTWNPPTIPNCLVSCNMTAVGNATFSYPGPYNEGDVITITCDDGFSLGPGASSAMTCTENGWNSVPVCYPNCLVPAVDNSDHMSDQELTHEETIEIHCDDGYSFNQEHDFPLQCNNSVISGVIPNVCYSNCLVPAVNNSDHMGDRVLTNEETIEIHCDDGYSFNQEHDFQLQCNNSVISGVIPNVCSLDCDPLSPPIDGEVSGHNLHGTTTSYTCDSNSTLNGATEATCENGIWSNGGGVYRCNANCLVPAVGNSDHMGNRVLTHEETIKIHCDDGYSFNQEHDFQLQCNNSVISGVIPNVCYLDCDPLSAPIDGEVSGHYHHGTTAFYTCDSKSSLNGTTEATCENGIWSNGGGVYRCYEVICSAPEITTGPLLLEPIKKIYSQGETITYSCDGDLELNGSASAICEKTNEWKPSSLPTCSSGHVPRVAVLLLFVSAFIQANM; encoded by the exons ATGATAGTCGCAGAGATGTTTCGCGTTTTGATTGAGCATCTGATCCTCGCAGTAATCATTAGTAAATGGG GATGCTCCTTAGCGGAATGTCAACCCAAAG AGTGCTCTGTTGAATACTTTGTTCCTGAAATCAACCTTTCACCCGATAAGGATTGCTACAGTGATGGCGACTCAGCAAACCTCACTTGTAACGGAAATTTTGGTGGACCACCATCTAACCAATGTAACGGTGGCAGCTGGACCCTGCCGCCTTCTTCATGCGAAG TATTTACATGTCAACGACCCGAGACACCGCCAACGCTCATCCTGAGTCCCAATAAAACGAGTTACTCTGCCAAAGAAATCTTGGCCTATAGCTGTACGAAGGGGCATCAGTTAATTGGTGCAAGTGTCTCCTTATGTGATCAACCAGATACTTGGAATCCCCCAACAATACCAAACTGTTTAG TTTCATGCAACATGACAGCTGTAGGTAATGCTACCTTCAGTTACCCTGGCCCATACAACGAAGGAGATGTCATAACGATTACATGTGATGACGGTTTTAGCTTAGGACCGGGCGCTTCATCAGCTATGACTTGTACAGAAAATGGATGGAACTCTGTGCCCGTGTGTTACC CTAACTGCCTGGTTCCAGCAGTTGATAATTCTGACCACATGAGTGATCAAGAACTCACACACGAAGAGACCATTGAGATTCATTGCGACGATGGTTACTCGTTTAACCAAGAACATGATTTCCCATTGCAGTGTAACAATAGCGTTATCAGCGGTGTTATTCCAAATGTTTGTTACT CTAACTGCCTGGTTCCAGCAGTTAATAATTCTGACCACATGGGTGATCGAGTACTCACAAACGAAGAGACCATTGAGATTCATTGCGACGATGGTTACTCGTTTAACCAAGAACATGACTTCCAATTGCAGTGTAACAATAGCGTTATCAGCGGTGTTATTCCAAATGTTTGTTCCT TGGACTGTGATCCACTTAGTCCTCCGATTGATGGCGAAGTTTCCGGACACAATCTTCACGGTACAACTACTTCTTACACCTGTGACTCCAATTCAACATTGAATGGTGCCACGGAAGCAACATGTGAGAATGGCATCTGGAGTAATGGTGGTGGAGTATATAGGTGTAATG CTAACTGCCTGGTTCCAGCAGTTGGTAATTCTGACCACATGGGTAATCGAGTACTCACACACGAAGAGACCATTAAGATTCATTGCGACGATGGTTACTCGTTTAACCAAGAACATGATTTCCAATTGCAGTGTAACAATAGCGTTATCAGCGGTGTTATTCCAAATGTTTGTTACT TGGACTGTGATCCACTAAGTGCTCCGATTGATGGCGAAGTTTCCGGACACTATCATCACGGTACAACTGCTTTTTACACCTGTGACTCCAAGTCATCATTGAATGGTACAACGGAAGCAACGTGTGAAAATGGCATCTGGAGTAATGGTGGTGGAGTATATAGGTGTTATG AGGTTATTTGCAGTGCCCCGGAAATTACCACTGGTCCGCTTCTTCTCgaaccaattaaaaaaatttacAGTCAAGGTGAAACAATTACTTACTCATGTGATGGAGATTTGGAACTAAACGGATCAGCATCGGCTATATGCGAGAAAACAAATGAATGGAAGCCATCTTCTCTTCCGACTTGCAGTTCTG
- the LOC139978574 gene encoding complement factor H-like isoform X5 has protein sequence MIVAEMFRVLIEHLILAVIISKWGCSLAECQPKECSVEYFVPEINLSPDKDCYSDGDSANLTCNGNFGGPPSNQCNGGSWTLPPSSCEVFTCQRPETPPTLILSPNKTSYSAKEILAYSCTKGHQLIGASVSLCDQPDTWNPPTIPNCLVSCNMTAVGNATFSYPGPYNEGDVITITCDDGFSLGPGASSAMTCTENGWNSVPVCYPNCLVPAVDNSDHMSDQELTHEETIEIHCDDGYSFNQEHDFPLQCNNSVISGVIPNVCYLDCDPLSPPIDGEVSGHNLHGTTTSYTCDSNSTLNGATEATCENGIWSNGGGVYRCNANCLVPAVGNSDHMGNRVLTHEETIKIHCDDGYSFNQEHDFQLQCNNSVISGVIPNVCYLDCDPLSAPIDGEVSGHYHHGTTAFYTCDSKSSLNGTTEATCENGIWSNGGGVYRCYEVICSAPEITTGPLLLEPIKKIYSQGETITYSCDGDLELNGSASAICEKTNEWKPSSLPTCSSGHVPRVAVLLLFVSAFIQANM, from the exons ATGATAGTCGCAGAGATGTTTCGCGTTTTGATTGAGCATCTGATCCTCGCAGTAATCATTAGTAAATGGG GATGCTCCTTAGCGGAATGTCAACCCAAAG AGTGCTCTGTTGAATACTTTGTTCCTGAAATCAACCTTTCACCCGATAAGGATTGCTACAGTGATGGCGACTCAGCAAACCTCACTTGTAACGGAAATTTTGGTGGACCACCATCTAACCAATGTAACGGTGGCAGCTGGACCCTGCCGCCTTCTTCATGCGAAG TATTTACATGTCAACGACCCGAGACACCGCCAACGCTCATCCTGAGTCCCAATAAAACGAGTTACTCTGCCAAAGAAATCTTGGCCTATAGCTGTACGAAGGGGCATCAGTTAATTGGTGCAAGTGTCTCCTTATGTGATCAACCAGATACTTGGAATCCCCCAACAATACCAAACTGTTTAG TTTCATGCAACATGACAGCTGTAGGTAATGCTACCTTCAGTTACCCTGGCCCATACAACGAAGGAGATGTCATAACGATTACATGTGATGACGGTTTTAGCTTAGGACCGGGCGCTTCATCAGCTATGACTTGTACAGAAAATGGATGGAACTCTGTGCCCGTGTGTTACC CTAACTGCCTGGTTCCAGCAGTTGATAATTCTGACCACATGAGTGATCAAGAACTCACACACGAAGAGACCATTGAGATTCATTGCGACGATGGTTACTCGTTTAACCAAGAACATGATTTCCCATTGCAGTGTAACAATAGCGTTATCAGCGGTGTTATTCCAAATGTTTGTTACT TGGACTGTGATCCACTTAGTCCTCCGATTGATGGCGAAGTTTCCGGACACAATCTTCACGGTACAACTACTTCTTACACCTGTGACTCCAATTCAACATTGAATGGTGCCACGGAAGCAACATGTGAGAATGGCATCTGGAGTAATGGTGGTGGAGTATATAGGTGTAATG CTAACTGCCTGGTTCCAGCAGTTGGTAATTCTGACCACATGGGTAATCGAGTACTCACACACGAAGAGACCATTAAGATTCATTGCGACGATGGTTACTCGTTTAACCAAGAACATGATTTCCAATTGCAGTGTAACAATAGCGTTATCAGCGGTGTTATTCCAAATGTTTGTTACT TGGACTGTGATCCACTAAGTGCTCCGATTGATGGCGAAGTTTCCGGACACTATCATCACGGTACAACTGCTTTTTACACCTGTGACTCCAAGTCATCATTGAATGGTACAACGGAAGCAACGTGTGAAAATGGCATCTGGAGTAATGGTGGTGGAGTATATAGGTGTTATG AGGTTATTTGCAGTGCCCCGGAAATTACCACTGGTCCGCTTCTTCTCgaaccaattaaaaaaatttacAGTCAAGGTGAAACAATTACTTACTCATGTGATGGAGATTTGGAACTAAACGGATCAGCATCGGCTATATGCGAGAAAACAAATGAATGGAAGCCATCTTCTCTTCCGACTTGCAGTTCTG
- the LOC139978574 gene encoding complement factor H-like isoform X3: MIVAEMFRVLIEHLILAVIISKWGCSLAECQPKECSVEYFVPEINLSPDKDCYSDGDSANLTCNGNFGGPPSNQCNGGSWTLPPSSCEVFTCQRPETPPTLILSPNKTSYSAKEILAYSCTKGHQLIGASVSLCDQPDTWNPPTIPNCLVSCNMTAVGNATFSYPGPYNEGDVITITCDDGFSLGPGASSAMTCTENGWNSVPVCYPNCLVPAVDNSDHMSDQELTHEETIEIHCDDGYSFNQEHDFPLQCNNSVISGVIPNVCYLDCDPLSAPIDGEVSGHYLHGTTAFYTCDTNSTLNGATEATCENGIWSNGGGVYRCYANCLVPAVNNSDHMGDRVLTNEETIEIHCDDGYSFNQEHDFQLQCNNSVISGVIPNVCSSNCLVPAVGNSDHMGNRVLTHEETIKIHCDDGYSFNQEHDFQLQCNNSVISGVIPNVCYLDCDPLSAPIDGEVSGHYHHGTTAFYTCDSKSSLNGTTEATCENGIWSNGGGVYRCYEVICSAPEITTGPLLLEPIKKIYSQGETITYSCDGDLELNGSASAICEKTNEWKPSSLPTCSSGHVPRVAVLLLFVSAFIQANM, encoded by the exons ATGATAGTCGCAGAGATGTTTCGCGTTTTGATTGAGCATCTGATCCTCGCAGTAATCATTAGTAAATGGG GATGCTCCTTAGCGGAATGTCAACCCAAAG AGTGCTCTGTTGAATACTTTGTTCCTGAAATCAACCTTTCACCCGATAAGGATTGCTACAGTGATGGCGACTCAGCAAACCTCACTTGTAACGGAAATTTTGGTGGACCACCATCTAACCAATGTAACGGTGGCAGCTGGACCCTGCCGCCTTCTTCATGCGAAG TATTTACATGTCAACGACCCGAGACACCGCCAACGCTCATCCTGAGTCCCAATAAAACGAGTTACTCTGCCAAAGAAATCTTGGCCTATAGCTGTACGAAGGGGCATCAGTTAATTGGTGCAAGTGTCTCCTTATGTGATCAACCAGATACTTGGAATCCCCCAACAATACCAAACTGTTTAG TTTCATGCAACATGACAGCTGTAGGTAATGCTACCTTCAGTTACCCTGGCCCATACAACGAAGGAGATGTCATAACGATTACATGTGATGACGGTTTTAGCTTAGGACCGGGCGCTTCATCAGCTATGACTTGTACAGAAAATGGATGGAACTCTGTGCCCGTGTGTTACC CTAACTGCCTGGTTCCAGCAGTTGATAATTCTGACCACATGAGTGATCAAGAACTCACACACGAAGAGACCATTGAGATTCATTGCGACGATGGTTACTCGTTTAACCAAGAACATGATTTCCCATTGCAGTGTAACAATAGCGTTATCAGCGGTGTTATTCCAAATGTTTGTTACT TGGACTGTGATCCACTAAGTGCTCCGATTGATGGCGAAGTTTCCGGACACTATCTTCACGGTACAACTGCTTTTTATACCTGTGACACCAATTCAACATTAAATGGTGCAACGGAAGCAACATGTGAAAATGGCATCTGGAGTAATGGTGGTGGAGTATATAGGTGTTATG CTAACTGCCTGGTTCCAGCAGTTAATAATTCTGACCACATGGGTGATCGAGTACTCACAAACGAAGAGACCATTGAGATTCATTGCGACGATGGTTACTCGTTTAACCAAGAACATGACTTCCAATTGCAGTGTAACAATAGCGTTATCAGCGGTGTTATTCCAAATGTTTGTTCCT CTAACTGCCTGGTTCCAGCAGTTGGTAATTCTGACCACATGGGTAATCGAGTACTCACACACGAAGAGACCATTAAGATTCATTGCGACGATGGTTACTCGTTTAACCAAGAACATGATTTCCAATTGCAGTGTAACAATAGCGTTATCAGCGGTGTTATTCCAAATGTTTGTTACT TGGACTGTGATCCACTAAGTGCTCCGATTGATGGCGAAGTTTCCGGACACTATCATCACGGTACAACTGCTTTTTACACCTGTGACTCCAAGTCATCATTGAATGGTACAACGGAAGCAACGTGTGAAAATGGCATCTGGAGTAATGGTGGTGGAGTATATAGGTGTTATG AGGTTATTTGCAGTGCCCCGGAAATTACCACTGGTCCGCTTCTTCTCgaaccaattaaaaaaatttacAGTCAAGGTGAAACAATTACTTACTCATGTGATGGAGATTTGGAACTAAACGGATCAGCATCGGCTATATGCGAGAAAACAAATGAATGGAAGCCATCTTCTCTTCCGACTTGCAGTTCTG
- the LOC139978574 gene encoding complement factor H-like isoform X4, with protein sequence MIVAEMFRVLIEHLILAVIISKWGCSLAECQPKECSVEYFVPEINLSPDKDCYSDGDSANLTCNGNFGGPPSNQCNGGSWTLPPSSCEVFTCQRPETPPTLILSPNKTSYSAKEILAYSCTKGHQLIGASVSLCDQPDTWNPPTIPNCLVSCNMTAVGNATFSYPGPYNEGDVITITCDDGFSLGPGASSAMTCTENGWNSVPVCYPNCLVPAVDNSDHMSDQELTHEETIEIHCDDGYSFNQEHDFPLQCNNSVISGVIPNVCYLDCDPLSAPIDGEVSGHYLHGTTAFYTCDTNSTLNGATEATCENGIWSNGGGVYRCYANCLVPAVGNSDHMGNRVLTHEETIKIHCDDGYSFNQEHDFQLQCNNSVISGVIPNVCYLDCDPLSAPIDGEVSGHYHHGTTAFYTCDSKSSLNGTTEATCENGIWSNGGGVYRCYEVICSAPEITTGPLLLEPIKKIYSQGETITYSCDGDLELNGSASAICEKTNEWKPSSLPTCSSGHVPRVAVLLLFVSAFIQANM encoded by the exons ATGATAGTCGCAGAGATGTTTCGCGTTTTGATTGAGCATCTGATCCTCGCAGTAATCATTAGTAAATGGG GATGCTCCTTAGCGGAATGTCAACCCAAAG AGTGCTCTGTTGAATACTTTGTTCCTGAAATCAACCTTTCACCCGATAAGGATTGCTACAGTGATGGCGACTCAGCAAACCTCACTTGTAACGGAAATTTTGGTGGACCACCATCTAACCAATGTAACGGTGGCAGCTGGACCCTGCCGCCTTCTTCATGCGAAG TATTTACATGTCAACGACCCGAGACACCGCCAACGCTCATCCTGAGTCCCAATAAAACGAGTTACTCTGCCAAAGAAATCTTGGCCTATAGCTGTACGAAGGGGCATCAGTTAATTGGTGCAAGTGTCTCCTTATGTGATCAACCAGATACTTGGAATCCCCCAACAATACCAAACTGTTTAG TTTCATGCAACATGACAGCTGTAGGTAATGCTACCTTCAGTTACCCTGGCCCATACAACGAAGGAGATGTCATAACGATTACATGTGATGACGGTTTTAGCTTAGGACCGGGCGCTTCATCAGCTATGACTTGTACAGAAAATGGATGGAACTCTGTGCCCGTGTGTTACC CTAACTGCCTGGTTCCAGCAGTTGATAATTCTGACCACATGAGTGATCAAGAACTCACACACGAAGAGACCATTGAGATTCATTGCGACGATGGTTACTCGTTTAACCAAGAACATGATTTCCCATTGCAGTGTAACAATAGCGTTATCAGCGGTGTTATTCCAAATGTTTGTTACT TGGACTGTGATCCACTAAGTGCTCCGATTGATGGCGAAGTTTCCGGACACTATCTTCACGGTACAACTGCTTTTTATACCTGTGACACCAATTCAACATTAAATGGTGCAACGGAAGCAACATGTGAAAATGGCATCTGGAGTAATGGTGGTGGAGTATATAGGTGTTATG CTAACTGCCTGGTTCCAGCAGTTGGTAATTCTGACCACATGGGTAATCGAGTACTCACACACGAAGAGACCATTAAGATTCATTGCGACGATGGTTACTCGTTTAACCAAGAACATGATTTCCAATTGCAGTGTAACAATAGCGTTATCAGCGGTGTTATTCCAAATGTTTGTTACT TGGACTGTGATCCACTAAGTGCTCCGATTGATGGCGAAGTTTCCGGACACTATCATCACGGTACAACTGCTTTTTACACCTGTGACTCCAAGTCATCATTGAATGGTACAACGGAAGCAACGTGTGAAAATGGCATCTGGAGTAATGGTGGTGGAGTATATAGGTGTTATG AGGTTATTTGCAGTGCCCCGGAAATTACCACTGGTCCGCTTCTTCTCgaaccaattaaaaaaatttacAGTCAAGGTGAAACAATTACTTACTCATGTGATGGAGATTTGGAACTAAACGGATCAGCATCGGCTATATGCGAGAAAACAAATGAATGGAAGCCATCTTCTCTTCCGACTTGCAGTTCTG
- the LOC139978574 gene encoding complement factor H-like isoform X1, giving the protein MIVAEMFRVLIEHLILAVIISKWGCSLAECQPKECSVEYFVPEINLSPDKDCYSDGDSANLTCNGNFGGPPSNQCNGGSWTLPPSSCEVFTCQRPETPPTLILSPNKTSYSAKEILAYSCTKGHQLIGASVSLCDQPDTWNPPTIPNCLVSCNMTAVGNATFSYPGPYNEGDVITITCDDGFSLGPGASSAMTCTENGWNSVPVCYPNCLVPAVDNSDHMSDQELTHEETIEIHCDDGYSFNQEHDFPLQCNNSVISGVIPNVCYLDCDPLSAPIDGEVSGHYLHGTTAFYTCDTNSTLNGATEATCENGIWSNGGGVYRCYANCLVPAVNNSDHMGDRVLTNEETIEIHCDDGYSFNQEHDFQLQCNNSVISGVIPNVCSLDCDPLSPPIDGEVSGHNLHGTTTSYTCDSNSTLNGATEATCENGIWSNGGGVYRCNANCLVPAVGNSDHMGNRVLTHEETIKIHCDDGYSFNQEHDFQLQCNNSVISGVIPNVCYLDCDPLSAPIDGEVSGHYHHGTTAFYTCDSKSSLNGTTEATCENGIWSNGGGVYRCYEVICSAPEITTGPLLLEPIKKIYSQGETITYSCDGDLELNGSASAICEKTNEWKPSSLPTCSSGHVPRVAVLLLFVSAFIQANM; this is encoded by the exons ATGATAGTCGCAGAGATGTTTCGCGTTTTGATTGAGCATCTGATCCTCGCAGTAATCATTAGTAAATGGG GATGCTCCTTAGCGGAATGTCAACCCAAAG AGTGCTCTGTTGAATACTTTGTTCCTGAAATCAACCTTTCACCCGATAAGGATTGCTACAGTGATGGCGACTCAGCAAACCTCACTTGTAACGGAAATTTTGGTGGACCACCATCTAACCAATGTAACGGTGGCAGCTGGACCCTGCCGCCTTCTTCATGCGAAG TATTTACATGTCAACGACCCGAGACACCGCCAACGCTCATCCTGAGTCCCAATAAAACGAGTTACTCTGCCAAAGAAATCTTGGCCTATAGCTGTACGAAGGGGCATCAGTTAATTGGTGCAAGTGTCTCCTTATGTGATCAACCAGATACTTGGAATCCCCCAACAATACCAAACTGTTTAG TTTCATGCAACATGACAGCTGTAGGTAATGCTACCTTCAGTTACCCTGGCCCATACAACGAAGGAGATGTCATAACGATTACATGTGATGACGGTTTTAGCTTAGGACCGGGCGCTTCATCAGCTATGACTTGTACAGAAAATGGATGGAACTCTGTGCCCGTGTGTTACC CTAACTGCCTGGTTCCAGCAGTTGATAATTCTGACCACATGAGTGATCAAGAACTCACACACGAAGAGACCATTGAGATTCATTGCGACGATGGTTACTCGTTTAACCAAGAACATGATTTCCCATTGCAGTGTAACAATAGCGTTATCAGCGGTGTTATTCCAAATGTTTGTTACT TGGACTGTGATCCACTAAGTGCTCCGATTGATGGCGAAGTTTCCGGACACTATCTTCACGGTACAACTGCTTTTTATACCTGTGACACCAATTCAACATTAAATGGTGCAACGGAAGCAACATGTGAAAATGGCATCTGGAGTAATGGTGGTGGAGTATATAGGTGTTATG CTAACTGCCTGGTTCCAGCAGTTAATAATTCTGACCACATGGGTGATCGAGTACTCACAAACGAAGAGACCATTGAGATTCATTGCGACGATGGTTACTCGTTTAACCAAGAACATGACTTCCAATTGCAGTGTAACAATAGCGTTATCAGCGGTGTTATTCCAAATGTTTGTTCCT TGGACTGTGATCCACTTAGTCCTCCGATTGATGGCGAAGTTTCCGGACACAATCTTCACGGTACAACTACTTCTTACACCTGTGACTCCAATTCAACATTGAATGGTGCCACGGAAGCAACATGTGAGAATGGCATCTGGAGTAATGGTGGTGGAGTATATAGGTGTAATG CTAACTGCCTGGTTCCAGCAGTTGGTAATTCTGACCACATGGGTAATCGAGTACTCACACACGAAGAGACCATTAAGATTCATTGCGACGATGGTTACTCGTTTAACCAAGAACATGATTTCCAATTGCAGTGTAACAATAGCGTTATCAGCGGTGTTATTCCAAATGTTTGTTACT TGGACTGTGATCCACTAAGTGCTCCGATTGATGGCGAAGTTTCCGGACACTATCATCACGGTACAACTGCTTTTTACACCTGTGACTCCAAGTCATCATTGAATGGTACAACGGAAGCAACGTGTGAAAATGGCATCTGGAGTAATGGTGGTGGAGTATATAGGTGTTATG AGGTTATTTGCAGTGCCCCGGAAATTACCACTGGTCCGCTTCTTCTCgaaccaattaaaaaaatttacAGTCAAGGTGAAACAATTACTTACTCATGTGATGGAGATTTGGAACTAAACGGATCAGCATCGGCTATATGCGAGAAAACAAATGAATGGAAGCCATCTTCTCTTCCGACTTGCAGTTCTG